In a genomic window of Branchiostoma floridae strain S238N-H82 chromosome 19, Bfl_VNyyK, whole genome shotgun sequence:
- the LOC118406702 gene encoding LOW QUALITY PROTEIN: carnitine O-palmitoyltransferase 1, liver isoform-like (The sequence of the model RefSeq protein was modified relative to this genomic sequence to represent the inferred CDS: deleted 1 base in 1 codon): MAEAHAAVAFQFTITPEGVDFRISNEALRAIYYSGVRSWKKRFARFKNNFLTGLYPASPTSWFVVLISVLASVFMRIDPSMGVIQVIQDRLGLSNYFAAPADLYISVVIFSTVLWIGMVYMLRYMLKLLLCYHGWMYEPHGKFSLVSKIWLGLVKIFSGRKPLLYSYQASLPRLPLPTVQGTISRYLKSVRPLMTDDQYKEMEQLAIDFQETLGPRLQRYLLLKSWWATNYVSFITYIHVXXXXPIMVNSNYYAMDAIFVHPTQNQAARAANVIYSMLLFRRQVAREEVRPILVSNAVPLCSWQYERMFNTTRIPGVETDSLRHWDDSKHVVVYHSGRYFKLPVYFLGQLIRPCEIQAQIEKILLDKSEPAFGEAHLAAMTAGERVPWAKARQKFFSKGVNKSSLDTIEQAAFFVTLDEEEADYDTDGDNTMVSSYAESLLHGKTYDRWFDKSFTLVVYKNGRIGLNGEHSWADAPIIGHLWEHTMYWDGKGIGYGEDKNTLGEASLPLSPPLRLKWDISEECNEVIESQLVTANALSEDVDMQLMAFKHYGKDVCKKCRISPDAWIQMALQMAYFRDQNKFALTYEASMTRLFREGRTETVRSCTMDSCNFVRAMEDPTKTNEDRIKLLRQAAVTHQNSYRNCMTGTGIDRHLFTLYVVSKYLKEDSKFLGKVLSEPWRLSTSQTPHQQTNLLDLRKHPEYISGGGGFGPVADDGYGVSYIIAGENAIMFHISSKHSCNHTSSRRFMKNIEKALLDMRAMFDNTDKK; the protein is encoded by the exons ATGGCGGAAGCCCACGCTGCGGTGGCCTTCCAGTTCACCATCACCCCTGAAGGTGTAGACTTCAGGATCAGTAACGAGGCGCTGCGAGCCATCTACTACTCTGGAGTCCGCTCATGGAAGAAGCGCTTTGCTCGCTTTAAG aacaatTTCCTGACTGGTCTGTACCCGGCTAGTCCTACCAGTTGGTTTGTGGTGCTGATTTCCGTCCTGGCGTCTGTCTTCATGCGCATCGACCCTTCCATGGGAGTGATACAGGTCATACAGGACCGCCTAGGATTAAG CAACTACTTCGCAGCCCCAGCAGACTTGTACATCAGTGTGGTTATCTTCTCCACTGTGCTGTGGATAGGCATGGTGTACATGCTGCGCTACATGCTCAAGCTGCTGCTGTGTTACCATGGGTGGATGTACGAACCTCACGGGAAGTTCTCACTCGTGTCCAAGATCTGGCTG GGACTGGTGAAGATATTTTCCGGCAGAAAGCCTCTACTGTACAGTTACCAAGCTTCCCTGCCCCGACTACCACTGCCCACCGTCCAGGGAACCATCAGTCGGTACCTCAAGTCCGTCCGGCCTCTCATGACCGATGACCAGTACAAGGAGATGGAACAGTTGGCCATAGACTTCCAGGAAACCCTGGGTCCCAGACTGCAGAGGTACCTGCTGCTCAAGTCCTGGTGGGCCACCAATTATGTAAGTTTCATTACTTACATTCATGT NNNNNNNNNNNNNCCCATCATGGTGAACAGTAACTACTACGCCATGGACGCC ATCTTTGTCCACCCCACGCAGAACCAAGCCGCCCGCGCCGCCAACGTCATCTACTCCATGCTGCTGTTCCGCAGACAGGTGGCACGAGAAGAAGTCAGGCCT ATCCTGGTGTCCAATGCAGTCCCTTTGTGCTCCTGGCAGTATGAGAGGATGTTCAACACCACACGTATTCCTGGAGTTGAGACAG ACTCGCTACGCCACTGGGACGACAGTAAACATGTGGTGGTTTACCACAGTGGACGTTACTTCAAGCTGCCTGTCTACTTCCTAGGCCAGCTCATTCGCCCCTGTGAGATCCAAGC acaaattGAGAAGATTTTGCTGGACAAGTCCGAGCCTGCTTTTGGCGAGGCCCATCTGGCGGCCATGACGGCTGGGGAACGCGTCCCGTGGGCGAAGGCTCGACAGAAGTTCTTCAGCAAAGGTGTGAACAAGTCCTCACTGGATACCATCGAGCAAGCGGCATTCTTTGTGACACTAGATGAAGAGGAAGCAGACTATGACACG GATGGGGACAATACCATGGTGTCGAGTTACGCGGAGTCCCTGCTCCATGGGAAGACTTACGACCGCTGGTTCGACAAGTCCTTCACCCTCGTCGTGTACAAGAACGGACGTATCGGCTTGAACGGCGAGCATTCCTGGGCCGACGCACCCATCATTGGACATCTGTGGGAGCACACTATGTACTGGGACGGAAAGGGCATTGG GTATGGTGAGGACAAGAACACCCTAGGAGAGGCGTCCCTCCCCCTGTCTCCACCCCTACGACTGAAGTGGGACATCTCTGAAGAGTGTAACGAGGTGATCGAGTCCCAGCTGGTCACGGCGAATGCGCTGTCGGAAGACGTGGACATGCAGCTCATGGCCTTTAAGCACTACGGCAAGGATGTGTGCAAGAAGTGCCGCATCAGTCCTGATGCCTGGATCCAGATGGCTCTGCAGATGGCTTACTTTAGG GACCAAAACAAGTTTGCTCTGACGTATGAGGCCTctatgacccgcctgttccgtGAGGGTCGGACTGAGACCGTGCGCTCCTGCACCATGGACTCTTGCAACTTTGTACGTGCCATGGAGGACCCCACCAAGACT AACGAGGACCGTATCAAGCTGCTGCGACAGGCAGCCGTCACCCACCAGAACTCCTACCGTAACTGCATGACTGGGACAGGCATCGACCGCCACCTCTTTACACTCTATGTGGTGTCCAAATACCTCAAGGAGGACTCCAAGTTTCTGGGCAAG GTGCTGAGTGAGCCATGGCGACTGTCCACCAGTCAGACCCCTCATCAGCAGACCAACCTCCTGGACCTGAGGAAACATCCTGAGTACATctcagggggaggggggttcggACCG GTTGCGGATGATGGGTATGGTGTGTCGTACATCATTGCTGGGGAGAACGCCATCATGTTCCACATCTCCTCCAAACACTCCTGCAACCACACT AGTTCTAGGAGATTCATGAAAAACATTGAGAAAGCCCTGCTAGACATGAGAGCCATGTTCGACAACACAGACAAGAAATGA